A window of Mastomys coucha isolate ucsf_1 unplaced genomic scaffold, UCSF_Mcou_1 pScaffold1, whole genome shotgun sequence genomic DNA:
GACAACTCATGTTCAGCCACCTTCCCAGGCTTAGAGCATTCCACTTCGAGCAGATTTCCAAGGAGAGGAGcaaccagcagagggcagcagcgACCTCGCGGTGTGGCGTCTGGGGGCGGGACGCTTCGGCGGCCGAGCGGTGCCGATCCGGAAGTGCTTCTCCACAGTCGTCCCCGCCTAGCCCGCGTCCCGGATGTAGAAGTAGCTGGGCGGTTGTTCTTCTCGGTCGTGCACCCCCTAAAGAGCCTGGTGCAGGTGGGTTCCGGCGTCCTTCGCTTCGCGCCCTTCCGGCGGAGCCAAGGCTGGGAGAGGGGCGGCGGCGGGCGGGGCAGGCCGGCTGGGTGAGTGGTAGCTCCAAACCCTTCCCCTCCTGGTGACGCGGACTTCTCAGATCCAGAGGTCCCCGTGCTTGAGGGCCGATCCCAGGGTGTACGGCTTTTAAAGCGAAGGTCTATCCTAGCCTCCACGAAATAAAGAAGGTCCGGCAGGAAGTTCTTCCTCAAATTTGCCGAATGACCTTTTGTGTTTCGACTCTGGGGTGGTTGTTCTCTTGATCCTGCGCTAGAGTTTTCCTGTTTCAATTAATTAGGATGATACAGCACTTTAAAGGATAGTAAGCTCAGCTAATCACCAAAGTTCTTGGCTTGGGCTAAAACTGTGGAGATCATACCCTTCTGTATGGTGCAGATTATTGTTGTCATTAGACCGATAACTTATTCAGATGCCTTTGGGAACCTGGTGACGGCTATGGATTCTATCCCTATACATTTTCATAAGTTGCAAATGTAATCATGCAAAAATAGTACATACCTTAGGGTGTATGAACGCCCAAGTTAAGACTGGCTTGGAGAAGAATGACCGGAAGCACAGACTTTGACACTAGACTTTTGTTGGAGCTCTGGCTCCATTCTGTTACCCTGAGACCTAAATACTCTACTGTTTTGAAACTCAGATGTCTTAATAGGTAAAGTGGGACTGCTATTAACTTGTAAGGCTGTGACAATTAAAGAAGGTGCGTAAGACATTTAACATTGCCAGTCAGTCCAGTCAGTATCAATTATTAAGATTATACGAAGGTTTAATGCCTCATTATGTCACCAGACACAATTTATTTAGGCTTTCAGTAACCGGAGTTGTTTTGATGGATTGTAACTGATGCCTACCACGATGTTTCCCAGCTTCCATATATTTacacttctctctttttctaGGAACTTAGTTGTGTTGTCCTGACTCACAGAACAAACTCATCTATTGCAGGCCTAGCCTGGACTGAAGCCTTTGTAAACAAGGAAAGTTCTGTAGGGTATCAGCATGGCATTTCCAGAGATGTCTTAATCTACAACTTTATCAAGAACCAGAACCCTATGGACGTCTTTGAGGGAGATTGAGCCCGCCTGCATTTGAGGAAAGAATGAGATAATGTGTGCTCAACATGTAACGGACACCCCAGAAGTCAAGTGGCAGAAGGTTTTATATGAGCGGCAGCCGTTCCCTGATAACTATGTTGACCAGAGGTTCCTGGAAGAACTCCGGAAAAACATCTATGCCCGGAAATACCAATACTGGGCTGTGGTATTTGAGTCCAGTGTAGTGATTCAGCAGCTGTGCAGTGTCTGTGTTTTTGTAGTGATCTGGTGGTACATGGATGAGGGTCTTCTGGCTCCCCAGTGGCTTTTTGGGACTGGACTGGCGTCTTCCTTGGTTGGGTATGTGTTATTTGATCTTGTTGATGGAGGTGATGGACGGAAGAAGAGTGGGCGGACCCGGTGGGCGGACCTGAAGAGTACTCTGGTCTTCATTACTTTCACTTACGGTTTTTCACCCGTGCTGAAGACGCTGACAGAGTCTGTCAGCACAGATACCATCTACGCCATGTCCGTCTTTATGCTGTTAGGCCATCTCATCTTCTTTGATTATGGCGCCAATGCTGCTATCGTATCCAGCACCCTGTCCTTGAACATGGCCATCTTTGCTTCTGTCTGCCTGGCCTCGCGCCTTCCCCGGTCACTGCACGCCTTCATTATGGTCACGTTTGCCATTCAGATCTTTGCGCTGTGGCCCATGttacagaagaaactgaaggccTATACCCCGAGAAGTTATGTGGGGGTCACTCTGCTCTTTGCCTTTTCAGCTTTTGGAGGTCTTTTGTCCATTAGCGCTGTGGGAGCCATACTCTTTGCTCTTCTGCTGTTTTccatttcctgtctctgcccttaCTACCTCATTCACCTGCAGctttttaaggaaaacattcatGGGCCTTGGGATGAAGCCGAGATCAAGGAAGACTTGTCTAGGTTCCTTAGCTAAGCTAGGGGCCTTCATTTCATTCTTAAGACAAGTTGAAAAACATAGAACCTAACCAGTGTAACATTTAAAGGCAGGGTTCCACTCTCGAAGCAGCACACTGATCTGGGTGCTAGAGCTAGggtcagaagaaaatgtttaaccAAGGGCTTTGGGGGAAAGCACTTGTCCTTCAGTTACTTTGTGACTGAAAAAGCTTTCTGGTGCTGTTATGAATTATTGTCCTTTATTCCCTGTAACAAATGGTGTAATGTGGGTTCTGCTTATTAAAAAAGTAATATCCATTGCATTGTCtcttatttagaaaaaaagagcccttatttatgtgtgtatgagagagagggtgGTCTATTTCCAGCATGTATGTCCCATGCATCCAACTCAGGCTTGGTAACaagcctttaccagctgagccatcacaCTGGCCCTGCCTCATGATTTTTATGAGAGCATAAGACAAAAGTAGTAggaaggagtgtgtgtatgtgtgtgtgttgtgtgtgtgtaattagttGTTTAACCTTTTTTGTGTGTACTAAGGGGCACCTTTATATATCTAGAAGCCAAATTTGGGAATCCCTGATGGTGGTATCCAGTTTGGTGTCCAATACCACATAAGTGGTTACTCAAGGAGAGGTATACCCCATAGAAACAAAATGGTAGAGATATTGAAAGAGGCTGGAGGGAGAGTTCATCCCAAGCTATTAGGAAGCCAGAGGTAACATTTAATTTACTCTTGGAGAATAGCGGGTGAAAGCCTTTGAGAACCAGATAGGTAATACTAGCAAGAATGTAAAACTGTGGAGCAAAGAAGTGTGCCCAGTGAGGGCAGCTGTTACGGCTCCAAAAATGATTGTTACTACTCAGTTTGGGATTCATACCTGTGGCATTTCAGAGAAAATACGTGTTACCATAGCTGTGAATCTGATTCGTAATATGATTATACTTTGTAAACTCTCAGATTTAATTTGAGTTACAAAAACATTTTCAGGCAAGATGTGACTACATAGGATACAGTCAAAGCACAAAGATGGGAAAGTGGTGGGGATTTAGTCACAGAGATctgggggaggaaagaaagagcttGAGTCATGCATGATTCAACTCTCTGTTCGTCCATTGATTGGGCTCTGGTGCTGGTGATGAGCAATTCATCTTGTCTAAAGGTGGGACAAATTGTGAAGTCTTGAATTATCTAGTTGTTCAGTTCTCAGTTTCTGCCTCTAATATTGAAGAACTGTTGCAGAAGATAAGCAGTGAAGTGTCCTGAGAGCCCCACCCAAAACGTGATGTTAGTGCTGAGCATCTCAGATGCAAAATTCTGAAATCCGAAATGCTCTGGAATCTGCTCCgaaaggttctgagccccagtgctATGCCCTGTGAAAAGTCCACATTCTACACCATGAAGTCT
This region includes:
- the Pigc gene encoding phosphatidylinositol N-acetylglucosaminyltransferase subunit C; amino-acid sequence: MCAQHVTDTPEVKWQKVLYERQPFPDNYVDQRFLEELRKNIYARKYQYWAVVFESSVVIQQLCSVCVFVVIWWYMDEGLLAPQWLFGTGLASSLVGYVLFDLVDGGDGRKKSGRTRWADLKSTLVFITFTYGFSPVLKTLTESVSTDTIYAMSVFMLLGHLIFFDYGANAAIVSSTLSLNMAIFASVCLASRLPRSLHAFIMVTFAIQIFALWPMLQKKLKAYTPRSYVGVTLLFAFSAFGGLLSISAVGAILFALLLFSISCLCPYYLIHLQLFKENIHGPWDEAEIKEDLSRFLS